A stretch of the Balneola vulgaris DSM 17893 genome encodes the following:
- a CDS encoding TetR/AcrR family transcriptional regulator, whose protein sequence is MGVTERKEREKELKRASMLEAAEALILEKGLDSLNMDEVADKAEVSKGSLYQYFNNKNDLVLGVCNKATSLLSEEIQKVLTQDLPGLELVRAIGVTFMSFVTDHPEYFRAMRFHDDLKESNISDESQFMDSCNDNMKAGFTCMVRAIQIGMQDGSINPSYDAKELAIILWATSYGMVKLAYQHYNVDNFTKLEVLEVDPRNVFEGYMKVIGCGIATETEQSKYDSKSFFETNEGG, encoded by the coding sequence ATGGGCGTAACAGAACGGAAAGAAAGAGAAAAAGAATTAAAGCGAGCCTCCATGCTTGAGGCCGCAGAGGCATTGATCCTAGAAAAAGGCCTTGATAGCCTCAATATGGATGAAGTAGCCGACAAAGCTGAAGTGAGTAAAGGTTCTCTTTACCAATACTTCAATAATAAAAACGATCTAGTGCTCGGGGTTTGTAATAAAGCTACCTCACTACTAAGTGAAGAAATTCAAAAAGTATTAACTCAAGATCTGCCCGGGCTAGAATTAGTGCGTGCTATTGGGGTTACTTTTATGAGCTTTGTAACCGATCATCCTGAATACTTTAGGGCTATGAGGTTCCATGACGACCTCAAGGAATCGAATATTAGTGACGAAAGTCAATTTATGGACTCTTGCAATGACAACATGAAGGCTGGATTTACTTGTATGGTTCGTGCCATCCAAATAGGGATGCAGGATGGAAGTATCAATCCAAGCTACGACGCTAAAGAATTGGCCATTATACTTTGGGCCACATCTTATGGAATGGTAAAGCTAGCGTATCAGCATTATAATGTTGACAATTTTACGAAGCTGGAAGTACTGGAAGTTGACCCTAGAAACGTGTTTGAGGGATATATGAAAGTAATTGGTTGTGGAATAGCAACCGAGACAGAACAATCAAAGTATGACTCAAAGTCATTTTTTGAAACAAATGAGGGTGGTTGA
- a CDS encoding efflux RND transporter permease subunit translates to MSTDFNTSNGAHSPNEKSAEGNRKEFWLSSFSINNRISVLVLITLIAVLGVVSYLTIPKESFPSITVPNVFVVTIYPGVSPEDMENLVTRKLEDELSDISDVKTMTSTSSEGYSNINLEFDTNVDIEDALQKVREKVDLAKPELPEDAEDPVVQEINFSEFPIMQVNISGNYDLDILKDIAEDLQDKIEAVPSVLGVDLTGGLEREVHIDVDLPKLKYYNISFGDIIQAIASENVTIPGGDISVGTKKFLLRVPGQFEETAPLEDVVIKGDDRNPIYIRDVAEVTFGYKERETYSTLDGSPVITLGVKKRSGENILETAEQVKVILEEELPKLPPTTNYKITNDQSKDVVSMVSNLENNIISGLILVVGVLLFFLGVRNSSFVGVSIPMSMFLSFIILGALGITMNMVVLFSLILSLGMLVDNAIVVVENIYRYLEEGYDNFEAAKKGTGEVAVPIIAGTLTTVAAFAPMVFWPGITGEFMSYLPKTLIVTLTSSLIVGLIINPVICALFMRVDTESGKAVMTEKGKRIMAGVLGFFAILFIISSPITWITLIILATLFWLLNKFVLVPIGDWWQRDGLNKVIDKYEGGLVWALRHKLAVLLIAAGTFVLSVFVFIAFNPGTEFFPENIPPRDVYVQIEAPVGSDVEFTKSLIDDARAQIPEILPHFEDVNSVLATSGASITSDPASSGGSNSTHMGTVALNFKDFQERNGGVFEAMELMRNQLSNTIVGAKVTVEKPADGPPTGKPINLEISGPNMDQLSRISEDILQILEADSIYVKMDGLESDLPEARPEVRVEVDREKAALYKLSTNAIGMTIRQAINGVEASKFRDGKNEYDIMVRLSDEYRDDLSTLADLTIFHEGNQIPLSEVATWSVSDGLGGIRHKESERVITISADVRAAYQANAVLEETKVVLAEYLDQMPDEYTHSWTGQQQEQDESFEFLGNAFLIAVFLISFILVSQFNSIAKPIIILSSVIMSIAGVLYGLVFFQMAFGLMAFLGVISLAGVVVNNAIVLIDYVDILRERDGMELREALIQAGKVRFRPVILTAVTTTLGLVPLAIGFNFDFIVLVSEPLEFFSNIGSYVYMGGEQAAWWGPMAISVIVGLLFSTALTLILVPVLYSVIERGRRSLNKTIFGKEEPGIIKDQSSLNGNGTSHKELEPAH, encoded by the coding sequence ATGAGTACCGATTTTAATACATCAAATGGGGCACACTCGCCCAATGAAAAATCTGCTGAAGGAAATAGAAAAGAATTCTGGCTTTCTTCGTTCTCCATCAATAACAGGATTAGTGTTCTAGTACTAATTACGCTAATTGCCGTACTGGGTGTAGTTTCATACCTCACGATTCCAAAAGAGTCGTTCCCAAGTATAACCGTTCCAAACGTATTCGTAGTTACCATATACCCTGGGGTTTCACCTGAGGATATGGAAAACTTAGTCACACGAAAATTGGAAGATGAGTTATCGGATATCTCGGATGTGAAAACGATGACATCTACCTCTTCGGAAGGCTATTCAAATATAAACCTAGAATTTGATACCAACGTCGACATTGAAGATGCACTTCAGAAAGTGCGTGAGAAAGTGGATCTGGCGAAGCCTGAACTCCCTGAAGATGCGGAAGACCCGGTAGTTCAAGAAATCAATTTCTCTGAATTCCCAATTATGCAGGTGAATATTTCAGGGAATTACGATCTCGACATCTTGAAGGATATAGCCGAAGATTTACAGGACAAAATAGAAGCCGTACCTTCAGTGCTTGGTGTAGACCTAACGGGTGGATTAGAGCGTGAAGTTCATATCGATGTTGATCTACCAAAATTGAAATACTACAACATCAGCTTTGGCGACATTATCCAAGCTATTGCGAGTGAAAATGTGACCATTCCAGGGGGTGATATCTCTGTTGGTACAAAGAAATTCTTACTACGTGTTCCTGGACAGTTTGAAGAAACAGCACCACTAGAAGATGTAGTTATAAAGGGCGATGATAGAAATCCAATCTACATTCGTGATGTAGCTGAAGTAACCTTCGGCTATAAAGAACGAGAAACCTATTCAACCTTAGATGGTTCACCTGTAATCACACTTGGGGTGAAAAAGCGTTCAGGTGAGAATATTCTGGAAACAGCTGAGCAAGTAAAAGTAATTCTAGAAGAAGAACTTCCTAAGTTGCCACCAACTACGAACTACAAGATTACGAACGACCAGAGTAAAGACGTAGTAAGTATGGTGTCGAACCTTGAAAACAATATCATTTCGGGTTTGATACTGGTAGTAGGTGTTCTACTGTTCTTTTTAGGGGTACGTAACTCTTCTTTTGTTGGGGTTTCCATCCCAATGTCTATGTTCCTTTCATTCATCATTTTAGGGGCATTAGGCATCACCATGAACATGGTTGTGCTGTTCTCCCTTATCCTTTCATTGGGGATGTTGGTGGATAACGCCATTGTAGTTGTAGAAAATATCTATCGATACCTAGAGGAAGGTTATGATAATTTTGAAGCAGCTAAGAAAGGAACCGGTGAAGTAGCAGTGCCGATTATAGCAGGTACGTTAACAACGGTAGCTGCATTTGCTCCGATGGTATTCTGGCCAGGTATTACGGGTGAGTTCATGAGTTACCTGCCTAAAACGCTTATTGTAACACTTACCAGTTCCTTGATTGTAGGGCTTATCATTAACCCAGTTATCTGTGCATTATTTATGCGTGTTGATACTGAATCGGGTAAAGCTGTTATGACTGAAAAGGGAAAAAGAATCATGGCAGGTGTGCTTGGTTTCTTCGCAATTCTATTCATCATCTCTAGCCCAATAACTTGGATTACGTTAATTATTCTTGCAACGCTATTCTGGTTACTCAACAAATTTGTGCTGGTACCTATTGGTGATTGGTGGCAAAGAGATGGCTTAAATAAAGTAATTGACAAATATGAAGGCGGCCTTGTTTGGGCGTTAAGGCATAAACTGGCGGTATTATTAATCGCTGCAGGTACTTTCGTATTAAGTGTATTCGTATTTATAGCTTTTAATCCTGGAACGGAATTCTTTCCTGAAAATATCCCACCTAGAGATGTGTACGTTCAAATCGAAGCTCCAGTGGGCTCAGATGTGGAATTCACCAAATCTCTAATTGATGATGCTAGAGCTCAAATTCCAGAGATTTTACCTCATTTTGAAGATGTGAACTCTGTACTTGCAACTTCAGGAGCAAGTATCACAAGTGATCCAGCTTCAAGTGGCGGAAGTAATTCCACACATATGGGTACCGTAGCCTTGAACTTCAAAGATTTCCAAGAGCGAAATGGCGGTGTATTCGAAGCGATGGAGCTGATGAGGAATCAACTGAGCAATACCATTGTAGGTGCCAAGGTAACCGTTGAAAAACCAGCCGACGGCCCTCCAACAGGGAAGCCTATCAACCTGGAAATATCAGGTCCAAATATGGATCAGTTGTCAAGAATTTCAGAAGATATACTTCAGATCTTAGAAGCAGATTCTATTTATGTAAAAATGGATGGTTTAGAGTCTGATTTACCTGAAGCTCGACCAGAAGTTAGAGTGGAAGTGGATCGTGAAAAAGCGGCACTATATAAACTTTCTACCAATGCAATTGGAATGACTATACGTCAAGCGATTAACGGGGTAGAAGCTTCAAAATTCAGAGACGGTAAAAACGAATACGACATCATGGTTCGCTTGAGTGATGAGTATAGAGATGATCTAAGTACACTCGCTGATCTAACCATATTTCACGAAGGCAATCAGATACCATTATCAGAAGTTGCAACATGGAGTGTTAGCGATGGTCTTGGAGGTATTCGCCATAAAGAATCAGAACGTGTAATCACGATCAGTGCCGATGTTCGTGCCGCGTATCAAGCTAATGCAGTACTTGAAGAAACCAAAGTTGTACTAGCTGAATACCTAGATCAAATGCCGGATGAGTACACGCACAGTTGGACTGGGCAGCAGCAAGAACAAGATGAGTCGTTCGAGTTTTTAGGAAATGCCTTCTTAATTGCGGTATTCTTAATCTCATTCATTCTTGTATCTCAATTTAATTCGATAGCTAAACCAATAATCATCTTAAGCTCAGTAATTATGAGTATTGCAGGTGTATTATATGGATTGGTGTTCTTCCAGATGGCCTTCGGATTAATGGCATTCCTCGGGGTCATATCCTTAGCGGGGGTTGTGGTAAACAACGCTATCGTTCTTATCGATTATGTTGACATCCTGCGCGAACGTGACGGAATGGAATTACGTGAAGCTCTTATCCAAGCAGGTAAGGTTCGTTTCCGCCCTGTGATTCTTACAGCGGTTACAACCACACTTGGTTTAGTGCCATTAGCAATTGGGTTTAATTTCGATTTCATCGTGCTAGTTAGTGAGCCTCTTGAGTTCTTCTCGAACATCGGTTCGTATGTGTATATGGGGGGTGAACAAGCCGCGTGGTGGGGCCCAATGGCCATCTCAGTAATTGTAGGACTTCTGTTCTCTACTGCACTTACCCTGATTCTAGTACCGGTACTATATAGTGTTATTGAGCGTGGACGTAGAAGCCTCAACAAAACTATTTTTGGCAAAGAAGAGCCAGGTATTATTAAAGACCAAAGTTCTTTAAATGGAAACGGTACTTCACACAAAGAATTAGAACCAGCCCATTAA
- a CDS encoding TolC family protein, with amino-acid sequence MKIQPEMGNKFSLLAILFVLMLSTAQAQTGNQERTLTLEQAIELALANNPQVNRAILAVEDADQLVKIANGEVYPDIVSSINYTRNIEIPVQFVPGEFFGGAPGTLVPISFGTDNNWQGGFTVSQNIFKGEALVALKSSAVFKEVQKENLRATSQQIITQTRIAYYGVLAAKEQLRLQNAQIRRLETSLRETEARAKAGIVDDYSVLRIQVQLNNQKPQQIEAEYAVAEAYRNLNIAIGLPINFPVEVQGSLSAYDILSDSATDPSNAHLKKVDRMNEYNYSSSVIDSAGLTELRGDIRIIDANLNLKEKEILAVKSRFLPTITASYNLQWSAAEPEEPTFFENASRFQTLGVNVSLPLFQGFKRVANLDRAKIQYKDIEEQKRMAIMNAQNEVASAGEELNKIYETASARKQALEQAQEGYTRAKKRLENGLGSQLELTEAEVQVREAEVNYALMVFNYLSAKANYDLSIGKVPFIDTTD; translated from the coding sequence ATGAAGATTCAACCAGAAATGGGTAACAAATTTAGCTTATTAGCGATCCTATTTGTTTTGATGCTGAGTACCGCTCAAGCACAAACAGGTAATCAAGAAAGAACGCTAACATTAGAGCAAGCCATTGAGTTGGCTTTGGCCAATAATCCACAAGTAAATAGGGCGATACTAGCCGTTGAAGATGCAGATCAACTTGTGAAAATTGCGAATGGAGAAGTTTATCCGGATATCGTTTCCTCGATAAACTACACGCGTAACATTGAAATACCCGTGCAGTTTGTGCCCGGTGAGTTTTTCGGTGGAGCTCCAGGTACACTGGTGCCAATATCTTTTGGTACTGATAATAACTGGCAAGGTGGTTTTACAGTATCTCAAAACATTTTTAAAGGCGAGGCACTTGTAGCACTTAAAAGTTCGGCTGTTTTTAAAGAGGTTCAAAAAGAGAATCTTAGAGCAACCAGCCAGCAAATAATTACTCAAACCCGAATCGCTTATTATGGAGTGCTTGCAGCAAAAGAACAGCTTCGCTTACAGAATGCTCAAATCAGACGGTTAGAAACTAGTTTGAGAGAAACCGAAGCTCGTGCTAAAGCGGGAATCGTGGATGACTACAGCGTGCTTAGAATTCAAGTTCAACTGAATAACCAAAAGCCTCAACAAATTGAAGCAGAATATGCAGTTGCGGAAGCATACAGAAATCTAAATATCGCTATCGGGTTGCCAATTAACTTCCCGGTTGAGGTTCAAGGCAGTTTAAGTGCCTATGATATATTATCTGATTCAGCCACTGATCCATCGAATGCTCATCTTAAAAAAGTGGATCGAATGAATGAGTACAACTACAGTAGCTCAGTAATAGATTCAGCGGGTTTAACGGAACTACGTGGTGATATCAGAATCATCGATGCAAACTTGAACCTGAAAGAGAAAGAAATTCTAGCTGTTAAAAGTAGATTCCTACCTACCATCACGGCAAGCTACAACTTACAGTGGTCGGCAGCAGAACCTGAAGAGCCTACCTTCTTCGAGAATGCTAGTCGTTTTCAAACTTTAGGAGTGAATGTGAGCCTTCCACTATTCCAAGGTTTCAAAAGAGTAGCGAACCTAGATCGTGCCAAAATTCAATACAAAGATATTGAAGAGCAAAAAAGAATGGCCATAATGAATGCTCAAAACGAAGTGGCTAGTGCCGGTGAAGAACTAAACAAAATTTATGAAACCGCTTCAGCACGAAAACAAGCACTAGAGCAAGCTCAGGAAGGCTATACACGTGCTAAGAAAAGATTAGAAAATGGGCTCGGCTCTCAACTAGAACTAACGGAAGCGGAAGTTCAGGTAAGGGAAGCAGAAGTAAACTATGCATTAATGGTCTTCAATTACTTATCTGCAAAAGCGAATTACGACCTATCCATAGGTAAAGTGCCATTCATTGATACTACCGACTAA
- a CDS encoding DUF4293 domain-containing protein, with translation MIQRIQTVFLALAVILNFAAFFTPIYEKAMQDPQMWIGYGLAISLLISIMVTLFSIFRYSNRLDQMSWVKRAMFPQVVAFGFAVGVLFSLGGIGTYLWDEALGTGFIVVAFIFQFFGLRFIKKDEDKVRSMDRIR, from the coding sequence GTGATACAACGAATTCAAACTGTTTTTTTAGCCCTAGCTGTAATTCTAAACTTTGCAGCTTTTTTTACACCCATATATGAGAAGGCGATGCAAGATCCACAAATGTGGATTGGTTATGGTTTAGCCATCAGCTTATTAATCTCTATTATGGTAACACTGTTTTCTATTTTTAGATATTCAAATAGACTCGATCAAATGAGTTGGGTTAAAAGAGCTATGTTTCCACAAGTAGTAGCATTTGGCTTTGCAGTAGGAGTTCTTTTCTCACTTGGGGGTATAGGAACATACCTTTGGGATGAAGCCCTTGGGACAGGGTTTATAGTGGTTGCCTTCATTTTTCAATTCTTTGGTCTGCGTTTTATCAAAAAAGATGAAGACAAAGTAAGATCTATGGATCGTATTAGATGA
- a CDS encoding efflux RND transporter periplasmic adaptor subunit yields the protein MRTLKLNHILLLSVATLFAACSGDTSQTDAPEEVVKTVNVSTIPIEPTDFASYLRVVGTVETSNDIMISAEVTGKLLSYSVNEGDKVRKGQVIARIDDAKLKQEKARLEAVTAQSLDNYERLKQVYEQEGIGSEMEYLNAKYAYEQNNSALQSLKVDLANTEIKAPFNGSVETIMIEEGEIASPGMPVVRLIGSDNYIISAGVPARYASAVSLGDKVEVWFDSMMDERLEGTITYVGNSINASNRTFRIEVKLPGNRNDLKVDMIGNMVLKTLSLDNVIVVSEEFVYSKDDGYTMYVIAENEEGKTIAEERIVDLGPSYKTNVVVEGGLQAGEKLITIGSAFLNDGMRVSVINKENNAVAAQ from the coding sequence ATGAGAACTCTAAAATTAAATCACATTCTGCTCTTATCTGTAGCCACTTTATTTGCGGCTTGCTCAGGGGATACATCACAAACGGATGCTCCAGAAGAAGTAGTAAAAACAGTTAACGTAAGTACGATCCCTATTGAGCCAACTGATTTCGCAAGCTACCTGCGTGTTGTAGGTACCGTTGAGACTTCAAACGATATCATGATTTCAGCTGAGGTTACAGGTAAACTGCTTTCATATTCGGTAAACGAAGGCGATAAAGTTCGAAAAGGCCAAGTAATTGCCCGTATTGATGATGCAAAATTGAAGCAAGAAAAGGCAAGGCTAGAAGCGGTAACTGCACAATCATTAGATAATTACGAACGCCTAAAACAAGTATACGAGCAAGAAGGTATTGGCTCAGAAATGGAATACTTGAATGCGAAGTACGCATATGAGCAAAACAATTCAGCACTACAATCATTAAAGGTTGATTTAGCGAATACTGAAATCAAAGCCCCATTCAACGGTTCTGTTGAGACCATTATGATTGAAGAAGGTGAAATTGCGAGTCCAGGAATGCCCGTGGTGCGCTTAATTGGTTCAGATAATTATATCATTTCAGCAGGTGTGCCTGCTCGTTATGCAAGCGCTGTTTCATTAGGTGATAAAGTGGAAGTCTGGTTCGATTCAATGATGGATGAACGACTAGAAGGTACCATCACTTATGTTGGAAATAGTATCAATGCTAGCAATAGAACATTTCGTATTGAGGTAAAATTACCAGGCAATAGAAATGACCTAAAAGTAGATATGATTGGCAATATGGTGCTTAAAACATTATCGCTTGATAACGTGATTGTTGTAAGCGAAGAGTTTGTGTATTCAAAAGACGACGGATACACCATGTATGTAATTGCAGAAAATGAAGAAGGGAAAACGATTGCGGAAGAACGCATCGTAGACCTTGGCCCATCATACAAAACAAATGTTGTTGTTGAAGGAGGCCTTCAGGCTGGCGAAAAACTAATTACTATCGGTTCTGCTTTCCTAAACGATGGTATGAGAGTGAGTGTAATCAACAAAGAAAATAACGCTGTAGCAGCGCAATAA
- a CDS encoding transglycosylase SLT domain-containing protein, with translation MEIWKKSDKRWFILLMITISLTGCFKNSGETDSDAKAETETLLATVTEPVYRDLAEIKRSGVLRVITSYSSSTYFLHRGIQAGFEYELIRKFAKENDLALEVVIIAENENPYDLLNTGEGDLIAASYTVTEERKKVIDFTRPYNLVDQIIVVSDELGIEPESISELAGISISVRRNSSYYVKLKELQEEGFNIEIDLVSDDMDTEAVLYQVASGNIAATVADDNFFEASNKYMKGLVRGPIIAENDTIAWAIRQNAPDLQNELNKYLYKHFRFNEDGIPKRSAFLNVLRKKYYQGSRPVEEYFQPEIEDQRYVGISPYDSLLQRVAAEFDLDWVMLTSIAAQESKFDPYSESWAGAVGIMQILPRFSKISVDSLFIPEVNVREGARILKEQMDHYSYMDSTQQWQFALATYNAGPGHVADARRLAIDHNDDPNEWESVSKALLRLMQRKYYQNARYGFCRGIETVRYVNEIMNRTNTYEAILALSRSDNGSFPGVLGFKTMN, from the coding sequence ATGGAAATATGGAAAAAATCAGATAAGAGATGGTTTATCTTGTTGATGATTACAATATCATTAACAGGATGCTTCAAAAACTCAGGAGAGACAGATTCAGACGCTAAAGCCGAAACTGAGACACTTCTTGCTACAGTTACAGAACCAGTTTATAGAGACCTCGCTGAAATCAAGCGAAGTGGTGTCCTTCGGGTAATCACAAGCTATAGCTCTAGTACCTACTTTTTGCATAGAGGTATTCAGGCAGGTTTTGAATACGAGTTAATTCGAAAGTTTGCCAAAGAAAACGACTTAGCTTTGGAAGTGGTAATCATCGCTGAAAACGAAAACCCATATGATCTCCTCAACACTGGAGAGGGCGATTTAATTGCCGCTAGCTACACCGTTACCGAGGAAAGAAAAAAAGTAATCGATTTTACCAGACCCTATAATTTAGTAGATCAGATTATTGTGGTATCGGATGAATTAGGTATTGAACCTGAAAGCATTTCTGAATTAGCTGGAATTTCGATCTCCGTCCGCCGAAATAGCTCCTATTATGTGAAGTTGAAAGAGCTTCAAGAAGAAGGCTTCAATATAGAAATAGATTTAGTGAGTGATGACATGGACACAGAAGCCGTCTTATACCAAGTGGCGAGTGGAAACATTGCTGCAACAGTAGCCGATGACAACTTCTTTGAAGCTAGCAATAAGTATATGAAAGGCCTTGTTCGAGGTCCAATTATCGCAGAAAATGATACCATAGCTTGGGCCATTCGTCAAAATGCTCCAGATTTGCAAAATGAACTCAATAAGTATTTATATAAGCATTTCAGGTTTAATGAGGACGGAATCCCAAAGCGATCTGCTTTTTTAAATGTATTACGAAAAAAATATTACCAAGGAAGTAGACCTGTAGAAGAGTATTTCCAACCAGAAATTGAAGACCAACGATATGTGGGCATTTCCCCATACGATAGTTTATTACAAAGAGTAGCCGCTGAATTTGATTTGGATTGGGTAATGCTTACCTCCATCGCAGCCCAAGAATCAAAATTTGATCCCTATTCAGAAAGTTGGGCTGGAGCAGTTGGAATCATGCAGATTCTACCACGCTTCTCAAAGATATCGGTTGATTCACTTTTTATACCTGAAGTTAATGTGCGGGAAGGTGCTCGAATCCTAAAAGAGCAAATGGATCACTATTCGTACATGGATTCTACCCAACAATGGCAATTTGCCCTAGCAACATATAATGCGGGTCCAGGTCATGTTGCAGATGCAAGAAGACTAGCCATCGATCATAACGATGATCCAAACGAATGGGAAAGTGTATCAAAAGCTTTACTTCGCTTAATGCAGCGTAAGTATTATCAGAATGCTCGTTATGGGTTTTGTAGGGGAATTGAAACGGTTCGTTACGTGAACGAAATTATGAACAGAACCAATACCTATGAAGCTATTTTAGCATTATCGAGATCAGATAATGGATCGTTCCCTGGAGTGCTAGGCTTCAAAACAATGAACTAG
- a CDS encoding DMT family transporter — MTTVPLQADFSKWRVYGGLILGMATFSFAPIIVRFAADYSPIVLTTLRTVIACIILVPFYFSQKKKDLVLGTIVTKREHLLVAVAGISLGLHFTLWVSSVYYTSIASASVLVTIHPIILIVAERTLMKIKFRPMVWLGVCIAFLGTLMLGYFDIGSEESFPNPALGNTLAFSAAVIFAIYFLIGRKVRQNRSWLGYTFPVYSYAALTCVVILLLTQDLGSLSIDSKLLMLGLALAVGPQIMGHGSLNYSVKYISPTILSTLILSEPIFSSILGYFIFSELPLPTSITAMCIILVGIGLTWTRKRKKP, encoded by the coding sequence ATGACCACAGTACCTTTACAGGCAGATTTCTCCAAATGGAGAGTATATGGTGGGTTAATATTGGGTATGGCTACTTTCAGCTTTGCCCCCATTATTGTTCGCTTCGCTGCCGATTACTCTCCCATCGTTCTTACAACACTAAGAACGGTAATTGCCTGTATTATTCTTGTGCCATTTTATTTTTCTCAGAAGAAAAAAGACCTAGTATTAGGCACTATTGTTACAAAAAGAGAACATCTGCTTGTTGCGGTTGCAGGTATTTCGTTAGGACTTCATTTTACACTCTGGGTATCCTCAGTATACTACACATCTATAGCCTCAGCATCTGTGCTAGTAACTATTCACCCCATTATCCTGATTGTGGCGGAACGCACGTTGATGAAAATAAAATTCAGACCCATGGTATGGCTAGGGGTTTGTATCGCGTTCTTGGGTACACTAATGTTAGGCTATTTTGATATCGGATCAGAAGAATCATTTCCCAATCCGGCTTTGGGAAATACTTTAGCCTTTAGTGCAGCAGTAATTTTTGCGATCTACTTTTTGATAGGTAGAAAAGTACGCCAAAACCGATCTTGGTTGGGGTACACCTTTCCTGTTTATAGTTATGCCGCACTTACTTGTGTAGTAATTTTATTATTGACTCAAGACTTGGGCTCATTAAGTATAGATTCAAAACTATTGATGCTTGGACTGGCCCTTGCTGTAGGGCCTCAAATTATGGGGCATGGTTCATTGAATTACTCAGTGAAATACATTTCACCCACTATACTATCCACTCTGATATTATCTGAGCCCATATTTTCATCCATATTAGGGTATTTCATCTTTTCAGAATTACCATTACCAACATCCATCACTGCGATGTGTATCATTCTTGTTGGAATCGGGCTTACTTGGACACGAAAGCGAAAAAAGCCTTAA
- a CDS encoding DMT family transporter, which produces MIRKYFTDITLVVVAIIWALNFSVVKVSLSEIDPYSFNAIRFIFASGLLCAAAYKKGVSIKVSKVHFWPMVGIGLIGNLVYQVLFIIGINLTLAANAAVMLGTIPIWVAIFSHFFTDEKLTVLKTVGILFAFGGVAFIITGGKNPISFESDTFIGDIITILSAVVWAIYTILSKKYLKHYNSTQFSGFMSLIGFICLFTIGTPFLFKMDWSAVSVPAYGGIVYSGLFSVGLAYLIWNNGISKIGAVRTAAYQNLVPVLGLLFGVLILDEQLTPFQYIGSLFVITGIVMARYKTR; this is translated from the coding sequence TTGATAAGAAAATACTTCACCGATATTACCCTTGTTGTAGTTGCTATTATATGGGCACTTAATTTTAGCGTTGTTAAAGTCTCGCTTTCAGAAATAGACCCCTATAGCTTTAACGCCATTCGATTCATTTTTGCTAGCGGGTTGCTTTGTGCAGCTGCTTATAAAAAGGGTGTTTCTATAAAAGTTAGTAAAGTACACTTTTGGCCAATGGTAGGAATTGGGCTCATAGGTAATCTTGTGTACCAGGTGTTATTCATTATTGGTATCAACTTAACTTTAGCCGCTAATGCGGCTGTAATGTTAGGTACTATCCCAATTTGGGTAGCTATTTTTTCTCATTTCTTTACCGATGAGAAGCTCACGGTGCTCAAAACTGTGGGGATATTATTTGCCTTTGGCGGCGTGGCCTTTATAATCACTGGAGGTAAAAATCCTATTTCCTTTGAGTCAGATACTTTCATTGGCGACATCATTACCATTTTATCTGCTGTTGTATGGGCCATCTATACTATTCTAAGTAAGAAGTATTTAAAGCACTACAATTCCACTCAATTTTCAGGATTCATGTCGTTAATCGGCTTTATCTGTTTATTTACTATTGGAACCCCATTCTTATTTAAAATGGATTGGTCGGCAGTATCCGTTCCGGCATATGGTGGAATTGTGTACTCGGGCTTATTCTCTGTAGGTTTAGCCTACTTAATTTGGAATAATGGCATCTCAAAAATCGGGGCTGTAAGAACGGCCGCTTATCAAAACTTAGTGCCTGTACTTGGTTTACTGTTCGGGGTTCTTATTTTGGATGAACAACTCACTCCATTTCAATATATTGGGTCACTTTTTGTAATCACAGGGATTGTCATGGCGAGGTATAAGACACGGTAA